From a region of the Solanum stenotomum isolate F172 chromosome 2, ASM1918654v1, whole genome shotgun sequence genome:
- the LOC125855698 gene encoding uncharacterized protein LOC125855698, with protein MMIFKKSKRNPNERIYCRTCRNPVARVQDYIRRVRQGVIIIRRVYNVHVPDDVEHEFGFTTADTYCGQCGTLIGWKFIAVPLGSVDVREGRFMLISREVTFWDGVPLLHLNEEQGLGANEQNANQDLGANEANADGGGNEQNDDQDGGGNEQNDDQDGDANEQDVGANEANAAVQDGGDPMN; from the exons ATGATGATATTCAAGAAATCTAAAAGAAATCCTAATGAAAGAATCTACTGTCGTACGTGCAGAAATCCAGTTGCACGCGTCCAAGATTATATTCGGAGG GTTCGTCAAGGAGTGATCATAATTAGAAGAGT gTATAATGTTCACGTACCAGACGATGTGGAACATGAGTTTGGATTTACCACTGCTGATACTTACTGTGGCCAATGTGGAACGTTGATCGGGTGGAAATTT ATTGCAGTCCCACTAGGGTCCGTGGATGTTAGAGAAGGAAGATTCATGTTGATATC GAGAGAGGTTACTTTTTGGGATGGTGTACCATTGCTTCATTTAAATGAAGAACAAGGTTTAGGCGCTAATGAGCAAAATGCAAATCAAGATTTAGGTGCTAATGAGGCTAATGCTGATGGAGGCGGAAATGAACAGAATGATGATCAAGATGGAGGCGGAAATGAACAGAATGATGATCAAGATGGAGACGCTAATGAACAAGATGTGGGCGCTAATGAGGCTAATGCTGCAGTTCAAGATGGCGGGGATCCAATGAACTGA
- the LOC125854225 gene encoding glutathione S-transferase TCHQD has protein sequence MQLYHHPFSLNSQKVRLTLEEKGIDYTSHHVNPLTGKNMDAFFFSMNPSAKVPVFQNGSHIIYDTIEIIQYIERIAEKVSSGGNNLNLSSREVIGWMHKIQEWDAMYFTLFHVPEKYRLCVSKFLRRVIIARMAESPDLASAYHCKLRQAYDTDDKLKNAEVLRRSENHLVRLLDEVELKLGETSYLAGEEFSLADVMLIPVLARIELLNLEDEYINSRPNIADYWVLVKQRPSYKKVIGKYFDGWRRRKTLLKTWCFIRVRSMLRKY, from the exons ATGCAGTTATATCATCATCCTTTTTCCTTGAACAGCCAGAAGGTGAGACTTACTTTGGAAGAGAAAGGTATTGATTACACGTCGCATCATGTGAACCCTTTAACGGGCAAGAACATGGATGCATTTTTCTTCAGTATGAATCCAAGTGCGAAAGTTCCTGTGTTCCAGAATGGTTCTCACATCATATATGATACCATTGAGATAATTCA GTATATTGAAAGAATTGCAGAAAAAGTGTCGTCTGGCGGAAACAATCTGAACCTTAGCAGCAGAGAAGTTATCGGATGGATGCATAAAATACAAGAATGGGATGCAATGTACTTTACCCTTTTCCATGTCCCTGAGAAGTATCGGCTATGTGTTTCTAAATTCCTGAGACGTGTAATAATTGCCCGAATGGCTGAATCTCCCGACTTAGCAAGTGCTTACCACTGTAAGTTACGACAGGCATATGATACGGATGACAAGTTGAAGAATGCTGAAGTTTTGAGACGAAGTGAGAACCATCTAGTAAGACTTCTTGATGAAGTGGAACTCAAACTTGGTGAAACATCATATCTAGCTGGGGAAGAATTCAGTCTAGCTGATGTAATGCTCATTCCTGTTCTAGCTAGAATAGAACTCTTGAACTTGGAAGACGAGTACATAAACAGTCGTCCAAACATAGCAGACTATTGGGTGTTGGTTAAGCAAAGACCTAGTTATAAGAAGGTGATTGGTAAGTATTTTGATGGATGGAGAAGACGAAAGACACTGCTGAAAACATGGTGCTTCATCCGTGTCAGAAGCATGCTCCGAAAATATTGA